The Prochlorococcus marinus str. MIT 9301 genome window below encodes:
- a CDS encoding DUF4278 domain-containing protein: MTLIYRGQKYVQNKEAAKKQHNELTYRGKAYTS; this comes from the coding sequence ATGACTCTTATTTACAGAGGACAAAAATACGTCCAAAACAAAGAAGCAGCTAAAAAGCAGCACAATGAACTAACTTATAGAGGAAAGGCTTACACAAGCTAG
- a CDS encoding PulJ/GspJ family protein produces MMNIKMPQKDGFSIIELIIAGAISVTAIGVGFSLLQIALKGNKIDETQMGLNGRINDTLDFILDEVKASKRIIDNETEILQFNQNCTFPDDSQFLFGINLPDQALVRSDYDPKGGQFNLNQVECPIVYSLRASSNNEKKPFSLIRYGPQYNESGYYISPSYIQFQETTLLDGITDSTNYKKISCPNKWGDIKTVKGISFCIDEFKKAIEIQIEASDLQKGIDKNEIRSIASIGGFTSIQDENQINIYQNEPNNEQLSSFCFGSQCCWMGICLKSNKVTYIIDNSFFMNEDYLHLNGQVIDGSWEQIDEPELISPTINGKNLFEYTINSLKQHINKLPSSNNLSEENKIYIQIISNNGSSNYLFEDGPQALTSENKIAAFSFLNNLTAEVETAINPWEDVCRSLESEYIGQLIILSAWKPSTIKASILQPCVGREDGNFEEIIDDYNQLTRSKSAIGALVIDSISLYNNFCESSKNIFANDWLGSLSKGPESFCVHIK; encoded by the coding sequence ATGATGAATATTAAAATGCCCCAAAAAGATGGATTTTCCATAATTGAGCTAATAATAGCAGGTGCAATTTCTGTTACAGCAATAGGCGTAGGGTTTTCATTATTACAAATTGCATTAAAAGGAAACAAAATAGACGAGACTCAAATGGGGTTGAATGGAAGAATTAACGACACTTTGGATTTTATTTTAGATGAGGTCAAGGCAAGCAAAAGAATAATTGATAATGAAACAGAAATTCTGCAATTTAATCAAAACTGTACTTTCCCAGATGATAGCCAATTTCTTTTTGGTATAAATCTTCCAGATCAAGCTTTAGTCAGAAGCGATTACGATCCGAAGGGAGGTCAATTTAATTTAAATCAAGTTGAATGTCCAATTGTCTATTCATTGAGAGCTAGCTCAAATAACGAAAAAAAACCATTTTCTCTTATAAGATATGGACCTCAATATAATGAAAGCGGTTATTATATTTCACCCTCATATATCCAGTTTCAAGAAACCACATTATTAGATGGAATTACTGATTCTACCAATTATAAAAAAATCTCTTGTCCTAATAAATGGGGAGACATCAAAACAGTTAAAGGGATTTCCTTCTGTATAGACGAGTTTAAAAAAGCAATTGAAATTCAAATTGAAGCAAGTGATCTTCAAAAAGGGATTGATAAAAATGAAATAAGATCAATAGCATCGATAGGAGGTTTTACATCTATTCAAGATGAGAATCAAATAAACATTTACCAAAATGAACCAAATAATGAACAACTATCTTCTTTTTGTTTTGGTAGCCAGTGTTGCTGGATGGGGATTTGTCTAAAATCTAATAAAGTTACTTACATAATAGATAATTCATTTTTTATGAATGAAGATTATCTTCACCTGAATGGGCAAGTAATTGATGGAAGTTGGGAACAAATTGATGAGCCAGAATTAATATCTCCAACAATTAATGGTAAAAATTTATTCGAATATACAATAAATAGCTTGAAACAACATATTAATAAGCTTCCTTCTTCTAATAATCTTTCAGAAGAAAATAAAATATATATTCAAATAATATCTAATAACGGTTCTTCAAATTATTTATTCGAAGATGGACCTCAAGCACTTACTTCTGAAAATAAAATTGCTGCCTTTAGTTTCTTAAATAATTTAACAGCGGAAGTAGAAACAGCTATTAACCCCTGGGAAGATGTTTGTAGATCGTTAGAATCAGAATATATAGGACAACTAATAATCTTAAGTGCATGGAAGCCTTCAACAATAAAAGCTTCGATCTTGCAACCATGCGTAGGGAGAGAAGATGGAAATTTTGAAGAAATTATTGATGATTATAATCAACTCACAAGGAGTAAATCTGCAATAGGTGCTTTAGTAATCGATAGCATATCTCTTTATAATAATTTCTGCGAGAGTTCAAAAAATATTTTTGCCAATGACTGGTTAGGATCTCTTTCAAAAGGTCCTGAATCCTTCTGCGTCCATATCAAATAG
- a CDS encoding pilus assembly FimT family protein: MNLNFFIQKIKNDNAGFTLVELIITVGMMSVLSGAIFPSFLNWIRTEKVNSYTRELKEYFRVIKLDARRWGSSCSIDINRIGANGVFNDKKYYGYEVTCTDRNTTINNMAPALNNSIFQVVNKEFLITPNGRISSDESIVIVIGSKYYNSGVKMLNCLVIQSPTGHIVKGKFIEDDWITNNMEVSQKDSNNILTKDKCEFI; the protein is encoded by the coding sequence ATGAATCTAAATTTTTTCATACAAAAGATAAAAAATGATAATGCAGGTTTTACTCTCGTAGAATTAATAATTACAGTTGGAATGATGAGTGTTTTATCCGGTGCAATATTCCCAAGTTTTCTAAATTGGATTAGGACTGAAAAAGTAAACTCTTACACAAGAGAGTTAAAAGAATATTTTCGTGTTATAAAGCTAGATGCTAGGAGGTGGGGATCGAGTTGCTCGATTGATATAAACAGAATAGGGGCTAATGGAGTTTTTAATGATAAAAAATACTATGGCTACGAAGTAACATGTACCGATCGTAATACCACGATAAATAATATGGCTCCAGCATTAAATAATTCTATTTTTCAAGTTGTAAATAAAGAATTTTTAATTACGCCAAATGGAAGAATCAGTTCCGACGAATCAATTGTCATTGTAATTGGATCTAAATACTATAATTCAGGAGTAAAAATGCTGAATTGTCTTGTTATACAATCTCCAACAGGTCACATTGTAAAAGGAAAATTTATTGAGGATGATTGGATTACAAATAATATGGAAGTAAGTCAAAAAGATAGCAATAATATTCTCACAAAAGACAAATGCGAATTTATTTAA
- a CDS encoding RNA recognition motif-containing protein yields MTLSLNIGNFFNDSSSHALVDELRKRTSEEDILDFEEKFNSKNEKNLHVYICRFLKNRSISRGLASRWLITIIENKESKIDALQK; encoded by the coding sequence ATGACATTAAGCTTAAATATTGGGAACTTCTTTAACGATTCCTCCAGTCATGCATTGGTGGACGAGCTAAGAAAAAGAACATCAGAAGAGGATATCTTAGATTTTGAGGAAAAATTTAACTCCAAAAACGAAAAAAATCTACACGTATATATATGTAGATTTCTAAAAAATAGATCAATATCCAGAGGGCTAGCCTCTAGATGGTTAATAACCATAATTGAAAACAAAGAATCAAAAATTGATGCTTTGCAAAAATAA
- a CDS encoding type II secretion system protein: MVKKIFFPKKNTLCGEEQGYTIVEILLVTLIIGLTFSISLPLFGAVINKARQKEATLIVNSVLKAVKANYSLTSFLPTKIKPLSKFASFHKCISQEVAIKGSEVCNPNTIAAIDGSENYFYSPSGNYKVELKTTEINNSDIIFQVRAIPNGMGYQDKGSSVTGCFNPIGGISNIKEYSSFNVGEKDFMSCFTVFQIKKAEEERLAEEARLAEEARLAEEARLAEEARLAEEERLAEEARLAEEARPKCIYWNPRNPSQCFRFE, translated from the coding sequence ATGGTTAAAAAAATCTTTTTTCCTAAAAAAAATACTTTATGCGGAGAAGAACAAGGATATACGATTGTTGAGATTCTACTCGTAACTTTAATTATTGGCTTAACTTTTAGTATATCTCTTCCGTTGTTTGGGGCTGTAATTAATAAAGCAAGGCAAAAAGAAGCGACTCTAATAGTTAATAGTGTACTTAAAGCAGTAAAAGCTAATTATTCATTGACATCATTTTTACCAACTAAAATAAAACCGCTTAGTAAATTTGCATCTTTCCATAAGTGTATCTCTCAAGAAGTTGCGATAAAAGGTAGCGAAGTTTGTAATCCAAATACTATTGCCGCAATAGACGGTAGTGAAAACTATTTTTACTCTCCATCAGGAAATTATAAAGTTGAACTCAAAACCACTGAAATAAATAATTCTGATATTATCTTTCAAGTAAGAGCAATTCCAAATGGAATGGGCTATCAAGATAAAGGTAGTAGTGTAACTGGTTGCTTTAACCCAATCGGAGGAATATCAAACATTAAAGAATATTCATCTTTCAACGTTGGAGAAAAAGATTTTATGTCTTGTTTTACAGTGTTTCAAATTAAAAAAGCTGAAGAAGAAAGATTAGCTGAAGAGGCTAGATTAGCTGAAGAGGCTAGATTAGCTGAAGAGGCTAGATTAGCTGAAGAGGCTAGATTAGCTGAAGAAGAAAGATTAGCTGAAGAGGCTAGATTAGCTGAAGAAGCAAGACCTAAATGTATTTACTGGAACCCTAGAAATCCCTCACAATGTTTTAGGTTTGAATAA
- a CDS encoding type II secretion system protein GspD, protein MRINRKSLKRSFSLFALTSLLSASANSAENVSFNKFNPKKIVTQNILLNYPKEFLNEDKLFQNQNYLLSSLISNPNLLEIEGPSVSLVFKQAKAKAIFEYLAEIGNYGFVWVKNSPNKENDVDNQRLISMTLNDVSYKKAINSLLLASGLQAKLHNNILYVGPNVRNTVFDTRSTDVYQLNQISASSAADYLANLGASVTKTFTITTSVTSGASQSQAVQGASTSSTTTDQSETSVKVYGATIGPLVGLIATTDERLQTVTMVGEKYLIDLANGFLQKLDIKQKQVALSVKVLDVNMSDKNSSMKDYGGKLDDAFIIGSQGKIKSAFGSFLPVFPEGNSTDATTNPGINSSQRTTNFDNKSFFGLLEASIENGTTKVLASPTLLLSESSGSAGDGSSIGRKVGNEGFVEIGDKVPVDATKGDGGSCTYSFETVGVKLGAKILGIDQNDYVTFTMTPIVTGISGSFNIVGCGSVSKINNRRLDTGAIRIKDGETLVLTGVIQETDIDTTYKLPLLGDLPLLGGLFRSKQASKDKRELIILVTPKVLEDKSSNIADYNLEFKNKDATNLINQIK, encoded by the coding sequence TTGCGTATTAATAGAAAGTCTCTTAAAAGATCGTTTTCGCTATTTGCACTTACTTCTTTATTAAGTGCTAGCGCAAATTCTGCGGAAAATGTTTCTTTTAATAAATTTAATCCCAAGAAAATTGTCACTCAAAATATTCTTCTTAATTACCCTAAAGAATTTTTAAATGAGGATAAACTTTTTCAAAATCAAAATTATTTATTGTCCTCTTTAATTTCTAACCCAAATTTATTAGAAATTGAAGGACCCTCTGTCTCATTAGTATTTAAGCAAGCTAAAGCAAAAGCAATTTTTGAATATCTCGCTGAAATAGGAAATTATGGTTTTGTATGGGTTAAAAATAGTCCTAATAAAGAGAATGATGTAGATAATCAGAGATTAATTTCGATGACCTTAAACGATGTAAGTTATAAAAAAGCTATTAATTCATTGTTATTGGCAAGTGGTTTGCAAGCAAAATTGCATAATAATATTCTTTATGTAGGCCCTAACGTAAGAAATACTGTTTTTGATACAAGAAGCACTGATGTTTATCAGTTGAATCAGATAAGTGCCAGCTCAGCTGCTGATTATTTAGCAAATTTAGGAGCTAGTGTTACAAAAACATTCACGATTACAACATCTGTTACTTCTGGAGCCTCACAATCTCAGGCAGTTCAAGGAGCCTCAACATCTTCTACTACTACTGATCAATCAGAAACATCAGTTAAAGTTTATGGCGCAACTATTGGCCCATTAGTAGGCTTAATTGCGACTACTGATGAGCGACTTCAAACAGTAACAATGGTTGGCGAAAAATATCTTATTGATTTAGCTAATGGATTTTTACAGAAATTAGACATTAAACAAAAACAAGTTGCATTAAGCGTCAAAGTCCTTGATGTAAATATGTCAGATAAGAATTCATCCATGAAAGATTATGGAGGTAAATTAGACGATGCATTTATAATTGGTAGCCAAGGAAAAATTAAATCAGCATTTGGAAGCTTTTTACCAGTTTTCCCTGAAGGAAATTCTACAGATGCAACCACCAATCCAGGAATTAACTCAAGTCAAAGAACAACTAATTTTGATAACAAATCTTTTTTTGGTTTGTTAGAAGCAAGTATTGAAAATGGAACTACAAAGGTTTTAGCAAGTCCAACTCTTTTACTAAGTGAATCATCTGGTTCGGCAGGAGATGGAAGTAGTATAGGTCGAAAGGTTGGCAATGAGGGTTTTGTTGAGATTGGGGATAAGGTTCCTGTAGATGCAACAAAAGGCGATGGTGGTTCTTGTACTTATAGTTTTGAAACTGTGGGAGTAAAATTAGGTGCGAAAATCCTAGGTATTGATCAAAATGATTATGTTACTTTTACAATGACACCTATTGTTACTGGAATTTCAGGTAGTTTTAATATTGTTGGATGTGGTTCAGTTTCAAAGATTAATAATAGGAGACTTGATACTGGTGCTATACGGATAAAAGATGGCGAAACATTAGTTCTTACTGGTGTTATCCAAGAAACTGATATAGATACAACTTACAAATTACCATTACTTGGAGATTTACCTTTATTGGGGGGTTTATTTAGATCAAAACAAGCTTCAAAAGATAAAAGAGAGCTCATTATTTTAGTAACTCCAAAAGTTCTGGAAGACAAATCATCCAATATTGCAGATTATAATCTCGAATTTAAAAACAAAGATGCTACAAATTTAATTAATCAAATTAAGTAA
- a CDS encoding type II secretion system protein gives MVKSFFVRALSPKIRFEKIKNLTSLRELKDEEGFTLVELIVVVMMIGILSSIAIPQFMTAADKAKQKEATGIVAALVKAATAFQTEYGDLPTDAGDIEEYARFQRCNQTGMETEGGKVCKGTDPVEVPGTATSFYSTSGNYLIEFQTADVNSDTVFQVRAQPNGGAYANNGSAVTGCYNPVDATSKVYEKTAKAADRGRLTDWSDAEC, from the coding sequence ATGGTTAAATCTTTTTTTGTTAGAGCTCTGTCTCCAAAAATCAGGTTTGAAAAAATCAAGAACCTAACTTCATTAAGAGAATTAAAAGATGAAGAGGGCTTCACACTTGTAGAATTAATTGTAGTAGTGATGATGATTGGAATCCTTTCATCAATTGCAATCCCTCAATTTATGACTGCTGCCGATAAAGCAAAACAAAAAGAGGCAACAGGCATAGTAGCTGCTCTAGTTAAAGCTGCCACAGCATTTCAAACAGAATATGGTGATTTACCTACTGATGCAGGGGACATAGAAGAGTATGCTAGATTTCAAAGATGTAATCAAACTGGTATGGAAACTGAAGGTGGAAAAGTTTGTAAAGGAACTGACCCTGTAGAAGTTCCAGGAACAGCAACTTCTTTTTATTCAACATCAGGTAATTATTTGATTGAATTTCAAACCGCCGACGTTAATAGCGATACTGTTTTTCAGGTAAGAGCACAACCAAATGGTGGTGCATATGCAAATAATGGTAGTGCTGTCACTGGATGTTATAACCCAGTCGATGCGACTTCAAAAGTGTACGAAAAAACTGCAAAAGCAGCAGATAGAGGAAGATTGACCGACTGGAGTGATGCAGAGTGTTGA
- a CDS encoding pilus assembly FimT family protein, whose amino-acid sequence MQLNNIQKISLLKRLIICKQLGYSINELMVVISIIGVLASIVIPNFRPAIEFIEVLIAEKHLLKAVKECQLGLINYDISPQYTLPVNEVNLGIFKNNKFTFSHTGIGGDCSPEFGGNQLRVSRIDINSENIIYSLIINVKTGEKSSEGSLPDWLDWWDGKSSNLIPDDDMLLD is encoded by the coding sequence GTGCAACTGAATAATATACAAAAAATATCTTTATTGAAAAGATTAATTATTTGTAAACAACTTGGCTACTCAATAAATGAGCTAATGGTTGTTATTTCTATCATTGGTGTTCTTGCAAGTATAGTAATTCCTAACTTTAGACCTGCAATAGAGTTCATAGAAGTTTTGATTGCAGAAAAGCATCTTTTGAAAGCAGTTAAAGAGTGTCAATTAGGATTAATTAATTATGATATCAGCCCTCAATATACTTTGCCTGTAAATGAAGTTAATTTAGGAATTTTTAAAAATAATAAATTTACTTTTTCACATACTGGAATCGGTGGAGATTGTTCTCCTGAATTCGGAGGTAATCAACTTAGAGTTTCAAGAATTGATATCAATTCTGAAAATATAATTTATTCTTTAATCATTAATGTCAAAACTGGCGAGAAATCATCAGAAGGTTCCTTGCCTGATTGGCTCGATTGGTGGGACGGTAAATCATCAAATTTGATTCCTGATGACGATATGCTTTTAGATTAA
- a CDS encoding type II secretion system GspH family protein, whose product MIKKNLRKKKFERKSFFEQGFTFLEFIIVVSLLGLTARLIVPPLKTSLNKSRQKEASLIVNSMLKSSQSYYGIYGFLPKDIGQLSKFANFQKCIANQAEEKGNIVCRNSLPTKVEKQDEIFFSPSGNYKVELRIGEIENEGSMFLVKANPNGGLFAEEGSAVIGCYSPISGISLLKEYSSKKA is encoded by the coding sequence TTGATTAAAAAAAATCTTCGTAAAAAGAAATTTGAGAGAAAATCATTTTTCGAACAAGGATTTACATTCCTAGAGTTTATTATTGTTGTTTCTCTTCTTGGATTAACTGCGAGACTAATAGTTCCTCCTTTAAAAACATCGTTAAACAAATCAAGGCAAAAAGAAGCAAGTTTAATTGTCAATTCGATGCTCAAATCATCGCAATCATATTATGGCATTTATGGATTTTTACCAAAAGATATAGGGCAGTTATCTAAATTCGCAAATTTTCAAAAATGTATCGCTAATCAAGCAGAAGAGAAGGGGAATATTGTTTGCAGAAATTCATTGCCAACAAAAGTTGAAAAACAAGATGAAATATTTTTCTCGCCATCAGGAAATTATAAGGTCGAATTAAGAATTGGTGAAATAGAAAATGAAGGATCAATGTTTCTCGTAAAGGCCAATCCAAATGGTGGTTTATTTGCGGAAGAAGGAAGTGCAGTAATAGGATGTTACAGTCCGATAAGTGGAATATCTCTTCTAAAAGAATATTCATCAAAAAAAGCTTGA
- a CDS encoding GspE/PulE family protein translates to MIDTNEISKFLTPELCEDAGIIVIEIGEETLDLGAMNLDYIKVKKVIKTIESEYNLKVSLKQITSLEWETWFENNHDTSVEKIQKSSNQNQTLEKINDVEENVLNDEYINYFEESNTESIQYNIQNSNESSINEDIELIDDANDEALIKLAQANIGDDSEMDNDILFGEELTASNDPVIAGVASILSKCFTLKGSDIHAEPLEDRLRIRYRIDGVLKEAFAFPKSHVNPIISRIKIMSKLDISEKRLPQDGRIRCLLRGRRSDFRVSTLPGRWGEKVVLRALESDNSVLNLSKLITENDELSLIKNMSKSPYGIVIVVGPTGSGKSTTLYSMLSDLNKPGVNISTVEDPVEYTLDGIHQVQVIREKGLDFSRALRSLMRQDPDIILVGETRDKETAQAAMEAALTGHMVFTTLHANDTATAITRLAEMEIPPYLIGASIIGVVAQRLVRKVCKSCSELKKINAHENHLAFSLGVEKARFLNKTNKGCPVCNGSGYKGRVGIYEVMKVNDSIRDLIMKQSNADQIRERAFEKNGRSLLKYGMDLVRNELTTIEEVERVCLLNDTQSEEL, encoded by the coding sequence ATGATTGATACTAATGAAATAAGTAAATTTCTCACGCCTGAATTATGTGAAGATGCAGGGATAATAGTTATTGAAATTGGCGAGGAAACTTTAGATTTAGGAGCAATGAATTTAGATTATATTAAAGTAAAAAAAGTTATCAAAACTATTGAAAGTGAATATAATTTAAAAGTTTCCTTAAAACAAATTACATCTTTAGAATGGGAAACTTGGTTTGAGAATAATCATGACACATCAGTTGAAAAAATTCAAAAAAGTTCAAATCAAAATCAAACTTTAGAAAAAATTAATGATGTAGAAGAAAATGTACTTAATGATGAATATATCAATTATTTTGAAGAGTCAAACACAGAGAGTATTCAATACAATATTCAAAACTCAAATGAATCCTCTATTAATGAGGACATAGAACTAATTGATGATGCTAATGATGAAGCACTTATTAAGTTGGCTCAGGCAAATATTGGTGACGATTCAGAAATGGATAATGATATTTTATTTGGGGAAGAACTTACTGCATCTAATGATCCCGTAATTGCCGGTGTAGCCTCAATTTTAAGTAAATGTTTCACATTAAAGGGATCAGATATTCATGCAGAACCTTTAGAGGATCGCTTAAGGATAAGATATAGAATTGATGGAGTTTTAAAAGAGGCTTTTGCGTTTCCAAAATCACATGTAAACCCAATAATTAGTAGGATTAAGATAATGAGTAAGCTAGATATATCTGAAAAAAGGTTACCCCAAGATGGGAGAATAAGATGTCTGTTAAGAGGAAGAAGATCTGACTTTAGAGTAAGCACATTGCCTGGAAGATGGGGAGAAAAAGTTGTGCTTAGGGCACTTGAGAGTGATAATTCTGTACTTAACCTTTCAAAATTAATTACAGAAAATGATGAATTAAGTTTAATAAAAAATATGTCTAAATCTCCATATGGAATTGTGATTGTAGTTGGACCGACCGGTAGCGGCAAATCAACAACTTTATATTCTATGTTGAGTGACCTTAATAAACCAGGAGTAAATATAAGTACGGTTGAAGACCCAGTAGAATATACACTTGATGGCATTCATCAAGTTCAAGTAATTAGAGAAAAGGGACTTGATTTTTCGAGAGCTTTAAGGTCTTTAATGAGGCAAGACCCAGATATTATTTTAGTGGGAGAAACTAGAGATAAAGAAACAGCTCAAGCCGCAATGGAAGCGGCATTAACTGGTCACATGGTTTTCACAACGTTGCATGCTAATGATACTGCAACAGCAATTACAAGACTTGCTGAAATGGAAATCCCACCTTATCTTATTGGGGCCTCAATCATAGGAGTTGTTGCTCAAAGATTAGTTAGAAAAGTTTGCAAATCTTGTAGTGAATTAAAAAAAATAAACGCACATGAAAATCATTTAGCATTTTCTTTAGGAGTAGAAAAAGCAAGATTCTTAAACAAAACAAATAAAGGCTGCCCCGTATGCAACGGAAGTGGCTATAAAGGAAGAGTTGGTATCTATGAAGTAATGAAAGTTAATGACTCGATTAGAGATTTAATAATGAAGCAATCCAATGCAGATCAAATAAGAGAACGTGCTTTTGAAAAAAATGGAAGAAGTTTACTAAAATATGGTATGGATTTAGTAAGAAATGAACTTACTACAATTGAAGAAGTTGAACGTGTTTGCTTACTCAATGACACTCAATCTGAAGAATTATGA
- a CDS encoding type IV pilus twitching motility protein PilT — protein sequence MKLTNLMSELVKRNGSDLHLTGDSYPFFRIQGQILPASSEQYTSKELRADLTQILGNEKLAKFDKEKELDCSYGLEGIARFRMNIFIDRGKISCVMRALNTEIPSFSKIGLPDSVQQLLSRPRGLMLVTGPTGSGKTTTLASGIDWINTNFAHHILTIEDPIEFIYNNKNCLVRQREVGEDTISFSNALRSALREDPDIILVGEMRDLETISLAITAAETGHLVLGTLHTASASQTIDRIIDVFPTSQQMQIRVQLSSSLIGVISQTLCKTIDNKRCLAAEILVNNNAIANLIREAKASQVYSQLQIGGKFGMQTLEQCLSELVSKSAITTDEALYKCNRPNVLKGLLEEINSEMPT from the coding sequence ATGAAATTAACTAATCTCATGTCAGAGTTAGTAAAAAGAAATGGTTCTGACCTGCATTTAACAGGAGACAGCTATCCTTTTTTTAGAATTCAAGGACAAATTTTACCAGCATCAAGCGAACAATATACAAGTAAAGAATTGAGAGCAGATCTTACTCAAATTTTAGGCAATGAAAAGCTTGCAAAATTTGATAAGGAAAAAGAACTCGATTGTAGTTATGGCTTAGAGGGGATTGCGAGATTTAGGATGAACATATTTATAGACAGGGGTAAGATTTCATGTGTTATGAGAGCACTCAATACTGAAATTCCAAGTTTTTCAAAAATAGGTCTCCCTGATAGTGTTCAACAACTTTTAAGTAGACCAAGAGGTTTAATGCTTGTAACTGGTCCAACTGGATCTGGGAAAACGACGACACTAGCAAGTGGGATTGACTGGATTAATACAAATTTTGCACACCACATATTAACTATTGAAGACCCAATTGAATTCATCTATAACAATAAAAATTGTTTAGTAAGACAAAGAGAAGTTGGAGAAGATACTATTTCCTTTTCAAATGCATTAAGGTCAGCACTAAGAGAAGATCCTGATATTATATTAGTTGGTGAAATGAGGGATCTGGAGACAATAAGCTTAGCCATTACTGCAGCAGAAACTGGCCATTTAGTATTAGGGACTTTACACACGGCATCAGCCTCTCAAACAATAGACAGAATAATTGATGTCTTCCCAACATCTCAGCAAATGCAAATTAGAGTTCAACTATCTTCATCTTTAATTGGTGTAATTTCGCAAACATTATGTAAAACTATTGATAATAAAAGATGCCTAGCAGCAGAAATATTAGTTAACAATAATGCTATTGCTAATTTAATTAGGGAAGCAAAAGCATCGCAAGTTTATTCTCAACTACAAATAGGAGGAAAATTTGGAATGCAAACTTTAGAACAATGTTTATCTGAACTTGTATCTAAAAGTGCAATTACCACTGACGAAGCCTTATATAAATGTAATAGGCCAAATGTTTTGAAAGGTTTGCTTGAAGAAATTAATTCTGAGATGCCAACATAA